Within the Granulicella sibirica genome, the region GCCGGCCATGATCGATGATCGCAATATGCGAGCACAGCCGCTCGACGATCTCGAGCACATGCGAGGTCAGAAAGATCGTCGCACCCCGAGCGATCATGCCTTGCAGCATGGCCTTGAGCGTTCCCGAAGCAATCGCGTCGACCCCTTCAAATGGCTCGTCGAGGAAGAGGATTCTGGGCCCATGAATCACGGCGGCGGCCAAAGCGATCTTCTTCTGCATTCCATGCGAGTAGTCGGTGATGAGCTTCTTCGGCTCGTTCGCCAGCCCCATGAACTCGAGCAACTCGGTCGTCCTGCGAACGGTCAGCGCCCGGTCCAGCCCATACATCTGCCCGACAAACCGGAGATACTCCGCCCCGGTAAGTCGGCCAAAGAGCGCAAGCCCCTCAGGAACCACGCCAATCTGGCGTTTTACCTCTAACGGATGCGCGGTCGCATCAAGCCCAAGGATCTCGATCGTCCCGGAGGTAGGGGCGAGAAGCCCGGTCAGCATCTTGATGGTGGTGGACTTCCCCGCGCCATTCGGTCCGAGGAAGCCGAAGAACTGCCCCGCGGCCACGGTCAGATTCACATCCTGAACGGCGGTGAAGTCTCCGAAACGGCGGGTCAAGCCGACGGTGCTGACGGCTGGTGTCATGGATGAGACTAAGAATACGTCAGCTGGCAGGTTTCGTGGACTGCCCGCCAGCTACGCCTTACATCGGTGGAGGATGATGCGGGTCTACGGAACCGGAGACTGAACCGGCACCATTGGACCTCGTCTTCGCTTCGATGTTCACCATGTCCCGCAGTTCCTTCGCTGGTTTGAAGAAGGGAACGCGCTTTGCGGGAACATCCACCCGCGCCCCGGTCTTTGGGTTGCGTCCGATGCGCGGATTTCGTTTGCGCGTACGGAAACTTCCGAAGCCCCGGATCTCAACCTTGTCGTCAGCCTTGAGAGCGCCGATGACAGCTTCAAACATGGTGTCGACGATCACTTCTCCGTCTCGCCGGGTGAGATCGCCGAGTGAGGTTACCTTGTCGACGAGGTCAGCTTTAGTCATAAGCGGCTCCAGTTTCTGTGGCGCATGAGTGTCTCTCAGATCTTAGGCGTAAACCCATGATCAGGATGGAAGTTGCGGTATGTAAAGGAGTTGGCAAAATAAAAATGCGCACGGCGGGATCCCGCCGATTCGCTCAAAGGGGGTAGACGCACCGCCCGCGGATTTTGTCGCAGGCGCGGCCGTCGCCAATCGAAATTAGTTGTGGACGTGGAGATTCTGACCGGCTGGACGCGTTCCGGGAGGCGTTTGCGCCTCTACTTCCACATGAAGTAGAAGCCGGGAGCCTGGTTCAGGATCTTCCCCGGAGTCGGGAACAGATCATCGGCGTCGCCATTCAGAAAGGCCGAGAGCCCCTTCTTGGTCGATGGCTTCACGATATCCGGCTCGCCCGAGATGCCGACATCCTTCGCCGTATCCATCAGCGCGATCCGATACCCGCCGACCTTATCGATCAGCCCGAGTGGCAGCGACTGCTGCCCCGTCCAGACCTGCCCGGTCGCAAGCGGACGAATCTTGTCATCGGTCGTGTGACGCCCCTCTGCGACGTCGTGGATGAACTGGCCATACATATTGTCGACGAGCGATTGGAAGTAAGCCTGCTCCTTCGGCGTCAGATCGCGGCTCGGATCGCCCGCATCCTTCAACTCGCCCGCATGGATGATCACGTTCTTCAGCTTGGCCCAGCGCATCAGGTCGCCGTAGTTGGTCCACTCCATGATGACGCCGATCGACCCGACCACCGATGCGTCGTTCGCATAGATCTTGTCGCAGGCACTGGCGATGTAATAAGCGCCCGACGCTCCCACCGACTCGACCGACGCAACGATCTTCTTATGCTTCTCCTGCCGTATGCGAAGAACCTCGTGATAGATCTCCTGCGAAGCAGCCGCCCCGCCACCAGGCGAATTGATGTGCAGCAGAATCGCCTTCACCGAGCTATCGTCGCCGAACTTACGAAGCTGCGTGTCTACCTTGTCGGCATCGAGAATCACGCCATCGACATCGATGACAGCGATCGAGCTACCGGTATTGAAGGTCGTGGTGGAGGTTCCAGTGAACGCACGGACGGTCGACCAGAGCATCGCGGTAATCAGCAGGGCGATCACAGCCAGCGATCCACCAATCACCGCAACCCAGAACCATCCCGAACGCCGAGGGGCCAGCGCCGCCGGATAACCCGGATAAGCCGGCCGTCCATACGCACCCGGGTAGCCGCCGCCGTACACCGGGCCGTAATTCGGAGGAAAAGTCGAGCCGGAAGGCGCATTGCCCTGGGGATTCGCGGGAGGCGGAGGCGGCGGTGGTGGAGGCGAAGCGAAGTCTTCCGGCATGATGGGTAAGTTTATCAGTACCGGAGGAGTGTCCTTTGCGGTCCTCGGAAGTCCGTACCCATGGCGCAGTGGTGAGTCATGGCTTATTTACAGTATGATCAACCACTGTGCTTGCGCCCGATCGATCCTTCGGTCAGGCGCCGCGTTTCCCGACAAACGAAGAAGGCCCGACGTGACGCATCCCCATCTCAGCATCGTAATCCCGGCGTATAACGAATGTGCCCGCATTGAGGCGACGCTGGAACGCGTGCTGGAGTGCGTTCAGCAGCGCGGATGGGACGCCGAAGTCCTCGTGATCGACGACGGTTCGACCGACGAGACCCCGCAGATCGTTGAGCGCTGGATGAAGCTTCACCCGCGCCTTCACCTTCTCAAGAATCCCGGAAACCGTGGCAAAGGCTATAGCGTCCGCAGCGGCCTCCTTCAGGCGGCCGGTGACATCGTCATGTTCACCGACGCCGATCTCTCCGCGCCCATGGAAGAAGCGGAACTCCTCTTCGCCGCCCTCGATCGCGGCGCGGACGTCGCGATCGGCTCGCGCTGGCTCGATAAGGCCCGTCAGACCGCCCACCAGCCGCTCTACCGCCGCTTTTTTGGCCGCTGTTTCAACGGCGTCGTGCGCCTCGCCATGGGTCTCCCGTTCAAGGACACCCAGTGTGGCTTCAAGGCGTTCAAGCGCCCCGTTGCCCAGATGATCTTCCGTCTCCAGCGTATTGAGCGCTGGGGCTTCGATCCCGAGATCCTGTACCTCGCCCGCAAACTGAAGTTCCGCGTCGAAGAGGTTCCCGTCACCTGGGGCCACGACGAGCGCAGCCGCATCAGCTACCTCAAAGACGGCATGAAGATGCTCGAAGAGGTCGGCGTCATCCGCTGGAACAGCCTCGCCGGACGCTACGACGCGGCCATCGCTCTCAAGGACCTCCAGCGAGCCGGAGAAGCCGCTCCCCAGGGCCGTGCCCAGGTGGATGCGCGTGGTAAGGTCGGCTGAAAGCGGCTTTGCCGTCAGCTTCCACTTCCAGCCCCGGGGGATCGTTGACCATTCAGGATGCGCCGCGCACGCATGACAGGCGTCTGCTGATCTTCGTTCTGTGCAGCCTGCTCTCGGTGAACGTCGGCATCTGGGCCGTCTACCACCTGCTCCACCACGGCAGTCCCGAAAACATCAAGGGCGACCTCATCTCTTTCGCCCACATCGGCCAGTGGACCGACTCCTGGGAGCCGATGCTCCGCTCCCTCGACTACTTCAAGGCTCACCCCAACGAGCCGCTTTACTTCGCCAGGCTCTACGACACCCTCATCTACCCGCTCCCATCGCTCTTCCCCCTCGTCTTCCTCCGCAGGCTAGGCCTCGGCGAGACCGCCGTCCTCCGCGTCCTCGCCATCTGCTCCTGGGCCGCCGTCTGGCTCGTCGGGATGGTCTCGCTCGCCCTGGCGAAGATGCTCCTCGCCCGCAAAGGCGCAAAGCTTTCCGCCAGCTCCATAGCCGCCGTCATGCTGGCCTGCCTCGGCTTTTACCCTTTGCTAAAGGGATACGCCGTCGGCAACGCCCAGACCTTCCTCACCTTAGGCTTCGCGGCCCTTATCTTCGCCTGGTCCGCCGGCTGGGAGAAGACCTCCGGAGTCCTCGTCGCCGGCCTCACAATGGTGAAGCCCCAGTACGTCCTCCTCCTAGTTTGGCTGGCCCTCCGCCGTAAGTGGAGCGCCCTGGCAAGCGGCCTCCTCTTCGCCGCGATCATGTTCACCATCTCCATCGCCGTCTTCGGCCTGCAGAACAACCTCGACTACATCAACGTCCTCGCCAGTCTCAGCCACAAGGCCCAATCGCACTTCGGCAACCAGTCCATGTTCGGCACGCTCAACCGCATGGTCTTCAACGGCGAAAACCTCGAGTACCACCCCTTCGTCTACTCCCCCTACATCCCCTGGATCTATTACACGACGGTCGCCACCTCCCTCATCCTCGTCGCCTCCGCCCTGTTCTTCCCCTGGGGCGGCCTCAAGGGCTCCACCGCCGACCTAGCCGCCATGGGCATCATCTCCGTCGCAGCCTCGCCCATGGCGTGGGAGCACCACTACGGCATCGTCTTCCCGATCTTCGCCTGGGTCTGGTTCTCTTACGGCTGTTGGCAGGACCGCAAGCCCTGGCTGCTCGCCCTCTCCTTCTTCCTCTGCGGAAACTTCCTCAGCCCCTTCAACCTCCTCTGGGACACACCCGTCCTCAACATCCTGCAGTCGTACATGTACATGGGAGCCCTTCTTCTCGTCTTTCTGCTCATGCGCCTGAGCCGCACCCATCCCGGCACACCATCGCCCGTCATTTAGTCATCTGAAACCCTGAGGTCTTTCATGCTGCGTTCCTTCTTCATCGCGCTTTCGACCAACAAATCCATGCGCGCCTTCTCCGAGCGCTCCACCATCGGCCGAACCATGTCGAGCCGCTTCGTCGCCGGCATGTCCGTCGAAGAAGCCTTGAGCGCCTGCGAGCAGCTCAACCGCGAAGGCATCGCCGCCTCCCTCGATTCGCTCGGCGAGAGCGTAGCCACCGAGGCCGAAGCCCAGAAGAGCGCCGCCATCTACTTCCAGCTACTCGACGCCATCGAGTCCCGCAAGCTCAACGCCAACGTCAGCGTGAAGCTCACCCAGATGGGCATGGACTTCGACCCCGCCCTCGCCGAACGCATCGTCGCCGGTATGGTCGAGCGCGCCGACCGCGCCAACTCCTTCGTCCGCATCGACATGGAAGGCTCCGGCTTCACCGAGGCCACCGTCGCCATGACCGAGCGCCTCAATGCCCGCTGGCCCGGCCGCGTCGGCACCGTCCTCCAGGCCTATCTCTTCCGCACCGAGTCCGACGCCGAACGCCTCATCGCAAAGGGCATTCGCATCCGCCTCTGCAAAGGCGCCTACAAGGAGCCGCCCGAGATCGCCTTTCCCGAAAAGTCCGACGTCGACAAGAACTACGTCAAGCTCATGGAGCGGATGGTCACCTCGCCCGTCTTCTGCGGCATCGCCACCCACGACGAGGCCATCATCAACGCTCTCCGCCGCTTCGTCTCCGCCCACAACGTGCCGAAGTCAGCCTTCGAGTTCCAGATGCTCTACGGCATTCGTCGCGACCTGCAGCGGAAACTCGTCGCCGAGGGCTTCGGTGTCCGCGTCTACATTCCGTTCGGCACCGAGTGGTACCCCTACTTCATGCGCCGTCTTGCCGAGCGCCCCGCGAACGTCCTCTTCCTCGCCAAAAACTTCTTCAAGAGCTAGGGCACGTCTGATCTAGGCATAAAAAATCCCACCCAGGCTCTGGAGACGCCCGGGTGGGGAAGTGGATTCGAGATCGTTATCGCGCGACCAGCTTCGTCAGATCGTTGAAGATCACAAACGCCGCGAAGCAAAGCAGCCCAACGAAAGCCACTTGGTAGATCCTCTCCTTGGCCACCTGGTTGATGTCACGCCGGAACAGGCTCTCAATGGCAAGGAAAAGAATCATGCCGCCGTCGAGGATCGGGATTGGCAGCAGATTGAAAATGCCAAGGTTGATCGAGATCCCCGCCATCAGTTCAATCAGGCGGCTCCAGCCCGGCGTCTGAAATGCCTCGTGAACCTGCTGCCCAATGCCGATCGGCCCGCTAAGCTGCTTCACCGACACGTGGTGCGTAAACATGCCCTTCAGCACATCGCGGATCAGCAGGGAGTTTTTGGTGAAGAAGTTCCATGACTCGCCAAGTGCGCGCCCGAACGGAAGCTTCTCGATCACCACCGGAGGCTGCGTAATGCTGATGCCGATCCGATAGGCCTTCAGCCCCTGGACCTCGGTCATCTCGGGCGTAAGCGTCTTCTGGATCGTCTGCCCATCGCGCACGATGCTCAACTCGGCCGGTTTTCCTGCCTGGTCCTGCAGGTAGTCCAGCAGCGAAGCGAGCGAGTGAAGACTCACCCCATCGACCGCCGCGATAATATCCTTCGACTGCAGCCCGGCACGCTGTGCGGGCGTACCCGCCGTTACCTCGTTGATCTGAACCGGCGCATTCTGAATCCGTGGATCCAGCCCAAGCGTATCGAGCGTAAAGCGCTCGGCGGGTTCCTTCGAGTCGATGGTGATCGTCTTGTCGAGGCGCTGCCCGTCATGCAGGTACGAGAAGGGAACCGTCTGGTTCAGGTTCAGCAGCGAACGCAGCCCGATGTCTTCCCAGGTCGGCTTCTCGACGGTATCGAACCGGACAATCGTGTCTCCGGCCTGGATCCCCGTCTTCGCCGCAGGTGTGCTCGCCGAGATGTAATCGACGATCGCCGGTCCTTCCAGATAAAGCGGCCGCTCGTAGTGAGCCATGTACAGCCCCGTCATAATGACGAGCGCGAGGATGAAGTTGGCGAACGGACCGGCCAGCGCGACCAGGATTCTCTGCCAGCGCGGATGCGCATTGAACTCGCCCGGATCGCCCGAAGGCTCCTCACCCGGGGTGTCGCCCGACATCTTCACATAGCCGCCCAGCGGAAGAAGCGAGAGACGGTAGTCCGTATCGCCCCGGCGAAAGCCGAAAAGGCGCTTGCCAAAGCCGATTGAAAACGTCTCGACCCGGATGCCGCACAGCTTCGCGACCGCGAAGTGGCCGAACTCGTGGACCAGAACCATGATGCCGAGGACGATGAGCAACTCGACGACGGCGGATGCGGAGAGATGGGAGAGCAGGGACAAAAGCTTACCTCGTTGACCTAGGAGACGATAGCACCGCCCGCGACGACCTGGCGGGCGGTGGCTCGGGCCCGCTGATCGGCCTCGAGCACCTGTTGGATAGACGATGGAGCTACGGCAACGGTTTTCGCCAGCACAGCTTCAATCGTACGGGGAATCCCAAGAAATGGAATGCGACCTTCGAGGAACGCAGCCACCGCGATCTCGTCGGCGGCATTCAGCGCAATGCAGGCACTTGGACCCGCCTCGGCAGCCTCGTACGCCAGTCGCAGGCAGGGGAATCGGTCAAAGTCCGGCGGAGAGAAGTCTAGCTGATTCAAGGACTTGAGGTCAAACGTAAGATCAGAAACCGGCCGCTCCGGATAAGCCAGCGCGTAGAGAATCGGCAGCCGCATATCCGTTACCGAAATCTGGGCCAGGATCGACCCGTCCACGAACTCGACCAGAGAATGCACCGTCGACTGCGGATGAACCGTAACCCGCACCTTCGCCGGAGGCAGATCGAACAGGCGGCAGGCCTCGATCACCTCGAAGCCCTTGTTCATCATCGTGGCCGAGTCGATCGTGATCCTCTGCCCCATCGTCCACGTCGGATGCTTGAGCGCCTGCGCCGGCGTAATCCGCGCGAAGTCTGCCGCCGGGGTATTGCGAAACGGTCCGCCGGACGCCGTGAGCCAGATCTGCTTCACCTCTGCAGGCGTTCCACCGCGCATCGCCTGGTGAATGGCGTTGTGCTCGGAGTCGATCGGCAGAAGCGCCACCCGGTTCGCCCGCGCTGCGGCAATGATCAGGTCGCCCGCGGCAACGAGGCATTCTTTGTTGGCCAGCCCGATCGTCTTTCCTGCGCAGATCGCCGCGTACGTCGCCTCCAGCCCCGCCACGCCGACAATGGCCGACACAACGAAGTTCACGTCCGGATGCGTCGCGACCCTCGTCGCCCCCGCCGACCCGTGCAGCACCTCGATATCGTAGATATCCGCCTGGTGCAGAAGCTTCAGCAGGGCATTGGCGCACTTCTCCGTCGCCATCGAAATGATCTTCGGACACCACTGGATGCACTGCTCGAGCGCGACATCGACGTTGGTTCCAGCCGCCAGCGTGACGACCTTATAGCGATCCGGATAGCTCTCGCAGATCGAGAGCGTGCTGTGGCCGATCGAGCCGGTTGAGCCGAGGATCGCGAGCTTCTTGATGGGAACGTGAATGGACAAAACTAAAAGCCGCCTAACTTGAAGGTGTCTTTGATGAGCAGAGCGTACCAGAGCACGGGTGCGCCCAGCAGCAGGGCATCGATACGGTCGAGAATGCCTCCGTGACCCGGAAGCATGGTGCCGGAATCCTTGACCTTGGCCCCACGCTTGATCGCCGATTCCAGCAGATCGCCGACCTGTGCAGCAATATTGATCACGATGGCCAGGACAAGCGACTGCCACACCGGTTCGCTGATGTGAAGAAATGTGCTCCCCCGCGCCGCCAGCCGATCGCTCACCAGAACGACCGCCATCCCGGCAAGCACGGACCCAACCACCGACGCAATCGAACCCTCCCACGTCTTGCCCGGGCTGAGCCGCGGCGCGAGCTTGCGCTTTCCGAAGTTCCGCCCGATATAAAGTGCGGCGATGTCGCCAGCCCACACGCAGACCATCAGGAACAGAAGAAGTGCCGGACCATCCTCCTGCTTCCACAGCAGGGGAATCAAGGTCAACGGAAATCCTACGTAAAGCAGTCCAAAGAGCCCCTGCGCCGTATCCGGAAGCACATGGTCGAGCGGCGCGCGGAACCCATTCCAGGCCAGCAGGCTCAGCGCGAGCGCACTCAACAGGGGAAGCTGCGCGTCCAATGGCCAGTTCGGAACAATGGGAAGAAAAAGGCAAGCCGTCCCAACGATCATCCACACGAGAGGGATATCCGCCCCGCCCGCTTTGGCAAGCTGAATGTACTCATACGCGGCAAGCTCGGCAACGAGAGCGGCGAACAGGGTAATCATCCAAAGCTGACCGAAGAAGATGAGTCCAAAGACGGCAGCGATGAGGACGACGGCGGTTAGAATTCGTTGCATAGGCCGTCTCTAAGGATACAGGCTCAGCCCGTTCGCCGTGCGCTATGCCGCAGCTTCACGAGGGCGTTACCGGCGAGTCAGTACAGGAGAAGCCTGCCCCGAAAGCTCGGTCGAAATCTCCTCGGCAACCTCGCTGGCAGGCTCAAGTCCGGCAAGATGCTCGTCCGTTCCCTCGCCCAGCCCGCCAAACCGCCGTTCGCGTTGCTGGTACGCCGCGATCGCCTCAAGCAGGTGCAGCCCGCGAAAGTCCGGCCACAGCCTGTCCGTGACGAAGATCTCGGCATACGCAATCTGCCACAGCAGGAAATTCGAAATCCTCTGCTCGCCCGACGTCCGGATCACCAGGTCCGGGTCAGGCATATTCGCCGTATAGAGATGCCCCGTAATATGCTGCTCATCGAGATGCGTCTCCAGCCCATCCACCTGCAGCAGATCCTCGAGCGAGCATCCCCGCTTGTGCGCTTCCGCGATCAGGTTCGTCAGGATCGACCGTGTCGCATCCACGATCTCCGACCGCGCTCCATAGTTCAGCGCCAGCGTCAGCGTCGTACCCGTGTTCCGCGCCGTCTCTTCCGACGCCCACTGCATCGTGTCCCGCACCTCGGCTGGAAGCTCATGCGTCCGCCCGATGTACGCCATCCGGACGTTGTTGTCGTTCATTCGCTTCACGTTGCCGACGAGGTAATTCTTCAGCAGCGTCATCAGGAAACTGACTTCGGACTTCGGCCGGCGCAGGTTGTTCTCAAGCGAAAACGCGTATAGCGTGAGCCACGGCAGGTTGATCCGCGAGGCGGTCTCGACCACAAACTGCACGCTCTCCGCGCCCTGTTTATGTCCCAGAAATCTCTTCAGAAGCCGTTTCCCGGCCCATCGGCCGTTGCCGTCCATGATGATCGCAACGTGCTGCGGCACACGTTCCGGGTCGAGCGTCGCATAGACGCTCTGCTCCTCGGGGGAAAGCTCATGGATCCGGGGCGGCGGCAGGGGAGAACGGTTCGCTGGTGTGGATGCGCGCACAACGACCTCGCAGGCTTAGACGCTAGCACACGGCCTTGCGGTGTGCAATGCAATGGCTTTGGTGTATCGGGGAGGCCATGCAAGGACGCCCCCGGGCAATAGAGTTAGTGTACCGCTCGCCACGGAGAATGACGAGAAGCACATGCCCTATTGGCCCGGGGGGCTCGGTACGTTAAGCGCTGCGGCGATGCCCGGCCGCCAACTCGCGGACGTGGTTCAGGAAGATCGAACGCTGCAGCGTATCGAGCTTCGAGGTGAAGGCCGCGATCTCCGCCAGGAATGGATCGTTCATGAGCACAGCCGCCTCGTCGCGGTGCCGCGTCTTGGCATCGCGGAGAAGCGCGCTCATATCCACCTCGAGAGCCCGCGCCAGGCGGTCGAGCGAGGACAGCGTCGGCATCGCCTTGCCGTTCTCGATCTTCGAGATGTACGTGCGCGGCACGTTCATGCGTGCAGCAAGCTGACGCTGCGAAAGATTACGGACGTGCCGGAGGTCGCGAACTGCGGCGGCGACCTGCAGGCCGTTGTCCGGAACCGGCTGAGCTGGAACAAGAGCGATAGGAGCGGGGGCCGGTTCAGGGGTTTGAACGACGACGCTCTTGTGGCACCGGCGGCACAAGGCATTCGCGGTGCGGAATTGCACCAGGCTGCAGTGGTCACAACGGAGCACCTCCCGCTGTTCGACAGACGCCATCATGGTTGCCATAAGTTGTGTAGTGCGGGTGGACCCAGAGCAAGGAACCACAGCACACGTCCGATAACGGAGCCGTGCGATGTGCCTAGACTGACACTGGGTAACGGAAGAGTCAAGAGGAAACGGGTTGATCTTCCGGCAAAAACCTGAAATAACCGAAAAGGGAATCAAGGTAGTAACTTGTGCCGGAGGGCTTTCATGACAAATGCATTCACCCGCGAACACGCTCGAGACCTTCTCGAGGAGTGGACCGCCTCACCCTCGCTCGTGAAGCACGGCCTCAGTGTGAGCTTTTCGACCGAAGCCTACGGCGTCCGCGAAGCCGCCCGCCTCGGCCTCACCGGCCCCGAAGCCGAAGCCTTCGTCGAAACCTACGCCTGTGCCGGCCTCCTCCACGACTTCGACTACGACCGTCATCCCTCGCTCACCGAGCATCCCTTCGTCGGCGTCGCCTACCTCCGCGAGCACGGCTGGCCCGAGCCCATCCTCCACGCCATCCTCGCCCACGCCGACTACTCCGGAACCCCCCGCGAATCGCACCTCGACAAGGCCCTCTTCGCCTGCGACGAGCTCTCCGGCTTCCTCACCGCCTGCGCCCTCGTCAAGCCGTCGAAGTCCATCCACGACGTCGAGGTCGCCGGCGTCCGAAAGAAAATGAAGGACAAGGCCTTCGCCCGCGCCGTCCTCCGCGAAGACATCACCGCCGGGGCCGAGCTCCTCGCCATCCCCGTCGAAGAGCACATCGGCAACTGTTTAGCCGCGATGCAGGCCCACGCCGAAGAACTGGGCCTCGCCGGAACCCCGTCCACCTAGCCACGCACGCAAAGGCTCTATCATCGACCCAGGAGATTCGCCTTTGCGTGCTCGTCTGTTCCTGCTCGTCTGCCTCTGCCTGACCGTCGCCGGCTGCCACCCATCCACGCCCAGCGCCCCGGCCCTCTCCGCCCAGAAGTCCTTCCCCGTCCGTGGCCGCGTCGTCTCCTCCGACACCGCCACGGGAAAGATCATGCTCGACCATGAAGCCATTCCCGGCTACATGGAAGCCATGACCATGCAGTACAAGCTCGCCGCCCCTAACACCGCCTCCGAGCTCCACCCCAACGACCGCATCACCGCCCAGCTCATCGTCGACGCCACCCGCGGCGACGACCCCTCCGGCTACCGCAACCCGCGCCTCGACCAGGTTGTCGTCGTGGGCCAGGCCCGCCCCGACTACAAGCCCATTGTCCAGTACCACGTCCCCGAGGCCGGCCAGGATATCCCCGACTTCAAGCTCCTCAACCAGAGCGCCAGGACAATCCACCTCGCGCAGTTCAAGGGCAA harbors:
- a CDS encoding helix-turn-helix domain-containing protein, encoding MQFRTANALCRRCHKSVVVQTPEPAPAPIALVPAQPVPDNGLQVAAAVRDLRHVRNLSQRQLAARMNVPRTYISKIENGKAMPTLSSLDRLARALEVDMSALLRDAKTRHRDEAAVLMNDPFLAEIAAFTSKLDTLQRSIFLNHVRELAAGHRRSA
- a CDS encoding HD domain-containing protein encodes the protein MTNAFTREHARDLLEEWTASPSLVKHGLSVSFSTEAYGVREAARLGLTGPEAEAFVETYACAGLLHDFDYDRHPSLTEHPFVGVAYLREHGWPEPILHAILAHADYSGTPRESHLDKALFACDELSGFLTACALVKPSKSIHDVEVAGVRKKMKDKAFARAVLREDITAGAELLAIPVEEHIGNCLAAMQAHAEELGLAGTPST
- a CDS encoding SCO family protein, which encodes MRARLFLLVCLCLTVAGCHPSTPSAPALSAQKSFPVRGRVVSSDTATGKIMLDHEAIPGYMEAMTMQYKLAAPNTASELHPNDRITAQLIVDATRGDDPSGYRNPRLDQVVVVGQARPDYKPIVQYHVPEAGQDIPDFKLLNQSARTIHLAQFKGKVVLMTFIYTRCPLADFCPRMSRNFADIDHALQADPRLYAATHLLSVSFDPTYDTPAVLRSYGGAYTGRYTKEDFNHWDFAAPPVKELPDMTQFFDVGLAPGDDPKVLTHSLSTILIGKDGKVLGWYPSNDWKVEDMMTQIRQAAA